From Bombus huntii isolate Logan2020A chromosome 4, iyBomHunt1.1, whole genome shotgun sequence, one genomic window encodes:
- the LOC126864985 gene encoding uncharacterized protein LOC126864985, with product MENRPAPLRSRRVCRFCLTETEPLSFIYERDHSKPFQVPLTLQIMSCVAIEVYAADGMPQMICNMCRWNLDRSYKFKLQCKKADEALRAYPLSGVLPRPFPPISNDPPDMNNKRPLEQRSQNEGSKKPRVDSCDRERRETRERDRERERDRDREREREREKERERDRERERDRDRDRERERERDRERERDRQVEKQRDKEDQHDFYHEEEQDAGSEGDQDTNSTKEERKLEPGEIRVHACDQCDRTFPLRQALALHVQRAHRDRNYKCTECDRMFFSKYDLGKHMTTHSEEKPFSCPICNKQFSRANLLQRHEKVHRDELRYGCQHCDREFFTTEELEKHEDSVHKKDKPFQCNICNKRFTYKQGLERHEVLHNEDKTFVCEYCKEAFRTSTKLARHLTTHAGHRPYLCKLCPRSFLLSHHLTRHMRTHSVEKRHVCEDCGKAFKRKESLEVHQLTHTKRTGMGLTCDVCQESCRNRADYVTHIKQHIEAGEKMGPDGLQPDNKTKLDLDSDEDEEEEQYSDGDDDYEPPAYIVKKLPKPLKPSESEEEQERSEKEENQKEQVVYVRHKDGNMIKKTIKTLMPIQRREVQDSKIKQSPAINQSQSATKPPQSKQNEEPSKSSRVDETEAQVQKIVASVFKEHKIPLKHQNVQEQNKESSTPTNQLRPQQGQSSSQNQISTKDEKPEIPIAVSNTPKAVNTVKVIKRIVVRKPGNTETSTSTVKDEDATGSTSQTSSTGHKVTKRVIVRRIIRQGDTTREVIMNPDGTIIDPAELAKLPTGNVVKRVVVKKPLDKHQSLVQAVLQSTTDIRQPTTTIKNNDTVLSESPKFELKTSQSINASSSVTKTTVCPASKPALTVGDQETKEKLEQLEKRVEQQRLKIEELEARKQQEYEPIEEMSPERHDESDDEQQLPLKRVFVKKKQSMYDEEQEYNDNDVAITSATTSVTTPATTPITTIKIDDIQPEPEKEKEKSKSEAQVENISKDITVTPKLATTTVVPIPTTTAEVPIPVMTTAIAIPTTVNTRREGKPLMTSSKVYGNKKIIVIKTEETSEVEEMSRELCSILDSADTVVKMQETVLSNLTQISSIGECSQKNYNDKETPGPSISEDYSEKEEAVVETTSQDQEDQDIKLENAVPMDVSDPQESDIKIEPVSQEQVMEQPEQNSNLTLDEQDLSESTDIFEPSDNVLEVQKSQLDDSVIELEHGSHAISLNDTNDSQDSLEDKLQQMEG from the coding sequence GTGTATGCAGCTGATGGAATGCCACAAATGATATGCAACATGTGTCGTTGGAATTTGGACAGATCTTATAAATTTAAGCTTCAGTGCAAAAAGGCAGATGAAGCGTTGAGAGCTTATCCATTGTCTGGTGTCTTACCAAGACCATTTCCACCAATTTCAAATGATCCTCCTGATATGAACAATAAACGACCTTTGgagcaaagatctcaaaacgAAGGAAGTAAAAAGCCTCGAGTTGATAGTTGTGATAGGGAGAGACGAGAAACACGAGAAAGAGATAGAGAAAGGGAAAGGGATAGGgatcgagaaagagaaagggaaagggaaaaagaaagagaaagagatagGGAACGTGAAAGAGATAGAGACCGTGAcagggaaagagaaagagaaagagatagaGAACGTGAAAGAGATAGGCAAGTAGAAAAACAAAGAGACAAAGAGGATCAACATGATTTTTATCATGAGGAGGAACAAGATGCTGGCAGTGAAGGAGATCAGGATACAAATAGTACTAAAGAGGAGCGAAAATTAGAGCCAGGTGAGATAAGAGTACATGCGTGTGATCAATGTGATCGTACTTTTCCACTACGACAGGCTCTTGCTTTGCACGTTCAACGAGCTCATCGTGATCGAAATTATAAATGTACAGAATGCGATCGTATGTTCTTTTCTAAATATGATCTTGGGAAACATATGACTACGCATTCAGAAGAGAAACCATTCTCTTGTCCGATATGTAACAAACAATTCTCAAGGGCAAATTTGTTACAACGTCATGAAAAGGTTCATAGAGATGAATTGCGTTATGGTTGTCAGCATTGTGATCGCGAATTCTTTACAACCGAAGAATTAGAAAAGCATGAGGATTCCGTACATAAAAAGGACAAACCTTTCCAATGTAACATTTGCAACAAACGTTTCACATACAAACAGGGTTTGGAACGTCATGAGGTACTACATAACGAAGATAAGACTTTTGTTTGCGAATATTGTAAGGAAGCGTTCCGTACAAGTACGAAGCTAGCTCGTCATTTAACGACGCATGCTGGACATCGACCATATTTATGTAAACTATGCCCTCGTTCATTCCTTCTATCTCATCATTTAACTAGACATATGCGAACACATTCTGTAGAAAAGCGCCATGTTTGCGAAGATTGCGGTAAAGCATTTAAGCGTAAAGAGAGTTTGGAGGTACATCAGTTAACGCACACAAAACGCACAGGTATGGGATTGACATGTGATGTCTGCCAGGAATCATGCAGAAATAGAGCAGATTATGTCACACATATAAAACAACATATTGAAGCAGGTGAAAAAATGGGACCAGATGGATTACAACCAGACAATAAAACTAAACTTGATTTGGATTCTgacgaagatgaagaagaagaacaatATTCAGATGGAGATGATGATTACGAACCACCAGCATATATTGTGAAAAAGCTTCCAAAACCACTTAAGCCATCAGAAAGCGAAGAGGAACAAGAAAGATCAGAAAAGGAGGAAAATCAAAAAGAACAAGTAGTATATGTAAGACATAAAGATGGAAATATGATTAAAAAGACAATTAAAACTTTGATGCCTATTCAGCGTAGGGAGGTACAAGACAGCAAGATAAAACAAAGTCCAGCTATTAATCAATCTCAATCAGCTACAAAACCTCCACAGTCTAAACAAAATGAAGAACCCTCAAAGTCTTCCCGCGTTGATGAAACTGAAGCGCAGGTTCAAAAAATTGTTGCATCTGTGTTTAAGGAGCATAAGATACCTCTGAAACATCAAAATGTTCaagaacaaaataaagaatcatcTACACCTACGAATCAATTAAGACCTCAACAAGGACAAAGTAGTTCACAAAATCAAATTTCTACGAAAGACGAAAAACCTGAAATTCCTATAGCGGTCAGTAATACACCAAAAGCTGTGAACACTGTTAAAGTAATAAAGAGAATCGTTGTGAGAAAACCTGGTAATACTGAGACTAGTACATCTACAGTAAAAGATGAAGATGCAACTGGTAGCACTTCTCAAACATCTAGTACAGGTCACAAAGTAACGAAAAGAGTAATTGTTCGTAGAATTATTCGTCAGGGAGATACTACCCGAGAAGTTATTATGAATCCCGATGGTACGATAATCGATCCGGCAGAATTAGCAAAGCTACCAACTGGTAACGTTGTAAAGAGAGTTGTCGTAAAGAAGCCACTTGATAAACACCAAAGTTTAGTTCAAGCGGTGTTGCAGTCAACTACGGATATTCGGCAACCGACTactacaataaaaaataacgatacaGTGCTAAGCGAATCTCCgaaatttgaattaaaaacaTCTCAGTCCATAAATGCATCGTCTTCGGTAACAAAAACAACTGTATGTCCTGCATCAAAACCTGCATTAACGGTAGGAGATCAAGAAACTAAAGAAAAATTAGAACAGCTGGAAAAGAGAGTCGAACAACAGCGCTTAAAGATTGAAGAATTAGAGGCTCGTAAGCAACAAGAATATGAACCTATTGAAGAAATGTCTCCTGAACGTcacgacgaatccgatgatgaACAGCAATTACCATTAAAAAGAGTGTTTGTAAAGAAAAAGCAAAGTATGTACGATGAAGAACAGGAATATAATGACAATGATGTAGCAATAACTTCTGCAACGACCTCTGTAACAACTCCTGCAACGACTCCaataacaacaataaaaaTAGATGATATTCAGCCTGAACcagaaaaggagaaagaaaaaagtaaatcTGAGGCacaagtagaaaatatatcaaaggatattacgGTAACTCCGAAACTAGCTACTACAACAGTTGTACCAATACCAACAACGACAGCAGAAGTACCAATACCAGTAATGACAACAGCCATAGCAATACCAACAACTGTTAACACTAGAAGAGAAGGTAAACCATTGATGACCAGTTCCAAAGTCtatggaaataaaaagattattgttataaaaacAGAAGAAACATCGGAAGTGGAAGAAATGAGTCGGGAATTGTGTAGTATATTGGATTCAGCTGATACTGTAGTCAAGATGCAAGAAACAGTTTTAAGTAACCTCACTCAAATATCTTCTATTGGAGAATGTTCTCAGAAGAACTATAACGACAAAGAAACACCTGGACCATCTATCTCCGAGGATTATTcagagaaagaagaggctGTTGTTGAAACTACTTCTCAGGATCAAGAAGATCAAGATATTAAGTTAGAGAATGCTGTTCCCATGGATGTGTCTGATCCCCAAGAATctgatattaaaattgaacCAGTATCTCAAGAACAAGTTATGGAACAACCTGaacaaaattcaaatttgaCTTTAGACGAACAAGACCTTTCAGAATCAACAGATATCTTTGAACCATCGGATAATGTATTAGAGGTACAAAAGAGTCAATTGGACGATTCTGTAATAGAACTCGAACATGGAAGTCACGCAATCAGTTTAAATGACACCAATGACAGTCAAGATAGTCTCGAAGACAAACTGCAACAAATGGAGGGTTGA
- the LOC126864995 gene encoding aquaporin AQPAn.G isoform X1: MANLKEALGTNELTNKKAGLYRALIAEFLGTLLLNFFGCGSVVTGNVVAISLAFGLTVAAAIQGIGHISGGHVNPAVTFGLMVIGKVPVIRGLLYVILQCIGAVAGSGILKALSPERMEHVLGVVSLSPGVTPVQGFGIEFFLAFALVLVVCGACDAAKPDSKGIAPLIIGFTVSVCHIVGIPRTGAGMNPARSLGSAIVMDIYEDHWLYWVGPILGGMAAGLIYTFVIGPAKESKNSNRVYTVAATDEKELQNLTSKRKDNPA, translated from the exons ATGGCAAATTTAAAGGAGGCTTTAGGTACAAACGAGCTGACCAATAAAAAAGCTGGCCTTTACCGAGCACTGATCGCAGAATTTCTTGGTACGTTGCTGTTGAACTTCTTTGGCTGTGGATCTGTCGTCACGGGCAACGTCGTGGCCATAAGCTTGGCTTTTGGTTTGACTGTAGCCGCAGCGATTCAAGGAATAGGACATATTTCTGGTGGTCATGTTAATCCCGCTGTCACGTTCGGATTAATGGTGATTGGCAAG GTGCCAGTTATCAGAGGCTTGCTGTACGTAATACTTCAATGTATAGGCGCAGTAGCAGGATCTGGTATACTAAAAGCGTTATCTCCCGAGAGGATGGAACATGTTTTAGGCGTAGTATCTCTTTCGCCAGGCGTTACTCCTGTCCAAGGTTTCGGTATAGAATTTTTCCTTGCCTTCGCATTGGTTCTGGTCGTATGTGGTGCATGCGATGCAGCAAAACCAGACAGCAAGGGGATTGCTCCTCTTATAATCGGATTTACAGTTTCTGTCTGTCATATCGTCGGT ATACCAAGAACTGGCGCAGGTATGAATCCAGCTCGATCACTCGGTAGCGCCATTGTAATGGATATATATGAGGATCACTGGCTGTATTGGGTTGGTCCAATCCTTGGTGGTATGGCAGCTGGATTGATCTACACGTTCGTAATCGGTCCTGCGAAAGAGTCGAAAAATTCCAACCGAGTGTACACGGTCGCCGCGACGGACGAGAAGGAG CTACAGAATCTTACCAGCAAGAGGAAAGATAACCCCGCTTGA
- the LOC126864995 gene encoding aquaporin AQPAn.G isoform X2, with protein sequence MANLKEALGTNELTNKKAGLYRALIAEFLGTLLLNFFGCGSVVTGNVVAISLAFGLTVAAAIQGIGHISGGHVNPAVTFGLMVIGKVPVIRGLLYVILQCIGAVAGSGILKALSPERMEHVLGVVSLSPGVTPVQGFGIEFFLAFALVLVVCGACDAAKPDSKGIAPLIIGFTVSVCHIVGIPRTGAGMNPARSLGSAIVMDIYEDHWLYWVGPILGGMAAGLIYTFVIGPAKESKNSNRVYTVAATDEKEKFEYIDSGHGGL encoded by the exons ATGGCAAATTTAAAGGAGGCTTTAGGTACAAACGAGCTGACCAATAAAAAAGCTGGCCTTTACCGAGCACTGATCGCAGAATTTCTTGGTACGTTGCTGTTGAACTTCTTTGGCTGTGGATCTGTCGTCACGGGCAACGTCGTGGCCATAAGCTTGGCTTTTGGTTTGACTGTAGCCGCAGCGATTCAAGGAATAGGACATATTTCTGGTGGTCATGTTAATCCCGCTGTCACGTTCGGATTAATGGTGATTGGCAAG GTGCCAGTTATCAGAGGCTTGCTGTACGTAATACTTCAATGTATAGGCGCAGTAGCAGGATCTGGTATACTAAAAGCGTTATCTCCCGAGAGGATGGAACATGTTTTAGGCGTAGTATCTCTTTCGCCAGGCGTTACTCCTGTCCAAGGTTTCGGTATAGAATTTTTCCTTGCCTTCGCATTGGTTCTGGTCGTATGTGGTGCATGCGATGCAGCAAAACCAGACAGCAAGGGGATTGCTCCTCTTATAATCGGATTTACAGTTTCTGTCTGTCATATCGTCGGT ATACCAAGAACTGGCGCAGGTATGAATCCAGCTCGATCACTCGGTAGCGCCATTGTAATGGATATATATGAGGATCACTGGCTGTATTGGGTTGGTCCAATCCTTGGTGGTATGGCAGCTGGATTGATCTACACGTTCGTAATCGGTCCTGCGAAAGAGTCGAAAAATTCCAACCGAGTGTACACGGTCGCCGCGACGGACGAGAAGGAG AAGTTCGAGTACATAGACAGCGGACACGGTGGACTTTAA